The Victivallis sp. Marseille-Q1083 DNA window TTGCTGGCGTTGATCGTGCTCGGCGGCTTGGGGCTGAACCTGACGCCCTGCGTGTTGCCGATGATTCCGGTCAATCTGGCGATCATCGGCGCCGGCGCCGACGGCCGGCGTTGGACCGGTTTCCGCCGGGGAGCGGCTTACGGTTTGGGGATGGCGCTGGCCTATGGCGGTCTTGGACTGGTGGTGGTGTTGACCAAGGCGCGTTTCGGCGCTTTGAACTCCTCGCCGGCCTTCAACTTCGTCATCGCCGGCATTTTTGTCGTGTTGGCTCTGGCGATGTTCGACCGGTTTTCGATCGATTTTTCGCGCTGGAGCGGCGGACTGGACCCGAAGAAGCTGCGGATGGGGGCGCTGTTGACCGCTTTCGCGATGGGGGTGGTCGCCGCGCTGCTGGCCGGCGCCTGTGTGGCGCCGGTGGTGATCTCGGTTTTGCTGCTGGCCTCGAATATTTACGATGCCGGCAACTGGTTCGGGTTGCTGCTGCCGTTTGTGCTGGGGCTGGCGATGGCGCTGCCGTGGCCGTTGGCCGGCGCCGGCTTTGCCGTGCTGCCGAAGCCCGGCGCCTGGATGAACAAGGTCAAAGTGGTGTTCGGCGTCATCATTCTGGCGGCGGCCGGCTGGTATGGCTATGTCGGTTATACGTTGTTGCCGCTGGCGAGTTCGGCGGACAGCGAGCCGCAGCAGGAAGTGGCGAGGTTGACCGAAACGCTGCAGCGGGCGTCGGCCGACGGCAAACCGGTATTGATCGACTTCTGGGCGAGCTGGTGCAAGAATTGCCTGGCGATGGACAGGACGACTTTTCAGGCGCCGGCGGTGAAAACGGAGCTGGAAAAGTTTCATGTCGTGAAGTTTCAGGCCGAGGATATGGAGGCGCCGCAGGTCAAGTCGGTCCTGGACTATTTCAACGTCCCGGGATTGCCGAGTTTTGTCATTTTGGACAAAGCGGAATAACCTTCTTTAACCGACTTCAACCGAAAACGGCGGTCCGAGATATCGGGTCGCCGTTTTTGATTGATCGCCTTGAAAAGCGCGTCGCATCATTGGGATTTGTGCGACGGGCCGGGCGGAAACCAGCCTTTGCGGACCCGGTGGCGTTGTTCGAACAGTTCGAGGATGCTCCACAGACAGGTAAAGCCGAGGACTCCGAGCAAGGCGGCGCCCGCCGTATTGGCGCACCACAGCGAGGCGGCCAGAAACAGCAGGCCGGCCAGCAGAAAGATCCACCAGATCCGGACACCGAAGTAATATTCCGCCTTGATGACGATCGGGTGAAAAATGCCGATGATCAGGAAACTGCCCAGGCCGACAAGAATGCCCCAGTAATTCATCTCCTCCTCTTCGATTGCTGAAATCCGGTTCGGAT harbors:
- a CDS encoding cytochrome c biogenesis protein CcdA, with translation MGRVRIFALLLTVLLSGFGLCGEEPFVWNAERREGAVAVVATIAPSCYLYADRTEVTAAADGARLTLQQSPSPEEHFDTTLQETAAIYPAGEAVWLFDAPPEGAALSIEVRYQGCRDAADGQPAVCFPPRRQTLTPTDQPAAENQPEKLPAVAALPAPLAAELEQFTIARQKSGLLNESEFLDFLAGPADGLPVDQSFWALLALIVLGGLGLNLTPCVLPMIPVNLAIIGAGADGRRWTGFRRGAAYGLGMALAYGGLGLVVVLTKARFGALNSSPAFNFVIAGIFVVLALAMFDRFSIDFSRWSGGLDPKKLRMGALLTAFAMGVVAALLAGACVAPVVISVLLLASNIYDAGNWFGLLLPFVLGLAMALPWPLAGAGFAVLPKPGAWMNKVKVVFGVIILAAAGWYGYVGYTLLPLASSADSEPQQEVARLTETLQRASADGKPVLIDFWASWCKNCLAMDRTTFQAPAVKTELEKFHVVKFQAEDMEAPQVKSVLDYFNVPGLPSFVILDKAE
- a CDS encoding DUF4491 family protein codes for the protein MNYWGILVGLGSFLIIGIFHPIVIKAEYYFGVRIWWIFLLAGLLFLAASLWCANTAGAALLGVLGFTCLWSILELFEQRHRVRKGWFPPGPSHKSQ